A single genomic interval of Thermoanaerobacter uzonensis DSM 18761 harbors:
- the feoB gene encoding ferrous iron transport protein B: MGEVSTSQVRKEIVIALAGNPNSGKTTLFNDLTGSRQHVGNWPGVTVEKKEGKLKFEGVDINVVDLPGIYSLGAYTEDEVVARNFIIYDRPDVVVNVVDATNLERNLYLTMQLLEMNANVIIALNMYDEAKARGIQIDIEKLSKLLKVPVMPTVATKNVGTKELLQAVLKVYESKGKEVYKIDYGKEIEEEIDKLKKLIEKEENLTKRFLARWLAVKLLEKDENIIKEVENYKDILFQLEESSKYLEEVLGEDTEIIIADKRYGFISGIIKECVKKHYTVEDRYTISDKIDKIVTNRYLGIPIFLLVMWGVFQLTFAIGNPLVGWIEIFFEWLGKVINTELANIGTPEMVASFITDGLIGGIGSVLVFIPPIFLLFFAISILEDSGYMARAAYVMDRLMNALGLHGKSFIPMIIGFGCNVPGIMATRTLENKEDRLTTILINPLMSCTARLPVYVLFAGAFFHANQGLVVFSIYLLGIVLAIIVAKLLKKYLFKGKISPFVMELPPYRIPTLKGLFIHMWERGSEFVKKAGTIIVSVVIFIWVLSNLPIGVEYASENSLIGQIGSLIAPILKPAGFGKWEAAAALIFGILAKEVVVGTFGVVYGAEGAALTEAIRQNFTPLSAYAFMVMTLIYIPCVATIGAIKRETNSWKWTFFAVGYTLVLGWLMAVIVYQGGKLLGFN, encoded by the coding sequence ATGGGAGAGGTGTCTACATCGCAGGTAAGAAAGGAGATTGTAATAGCTTTAGCTGGAAATCCTAATTCAGGTAAGACAACTTTATTCAACGATTTGACTGGCTCAAGGCAACATGTAGGGAATTGGCCAGGGGTTACAGTAGAGAAGAAGGAAGGGAAATTAAAATTTGAAGGTGTAGATATCAATGTTGTAGACCTTCCTGGTATCTATAGTTTAGGAGCTTATACAGAAGATGAGGTTGTAGCTCGCAATTTTATCATTTACGATAGGCCAGATGTGGTGGTAAATGTAGTTGATGCTACTAATTTAGAGAGAAATTTATATTTGACGATGCAGCTTTTAGAAATGAATGCTAATGTGATAATAGCGTTAAACATGTATGACGAGGCAAAAGCTAGAGGCATTCAAATAGATATAGAGAAACTATCAAAACTTTTAAAAGTACCCGTTATGCCTACTGTTGCGACAAAGAATGTAGGGACAAAAGAGCTTTTACAGGCTGTTTTAAAAGTTTATGAAAGCAAAGGAAAAGAAGTTTATAAGATTGACTATGGGAAAGAGATAGAAGAAGAAATTGATAAGTTAAAAAAATTGATTGAGAAAGAAGAAAATTTAACAAAAAGATTTTTGGCACGCTGGCTGGCTGTAAAACTATTAGAGAAAGATGAAAACATCATAAAAGAGGTGGAAAATTATAAAGATATTTTGTTTCAATTAGAAGAGAGCAGCAAGTATTTAGAAGAGGTATTGGGAGAAGATACTGAAATTATTATAGCTGACAAAAGATACGGTTTTATATCTGGTATTATAAAAGAATGCGTAAAAAAACACTATACAGTAGAAGACAGGTACACCATTTCCGATAAAATTGATAAAATTGTTACAAATCGATATTTAGGGATACCCATTTTTCTACTGGTAATGTGGGGAGTTTTTCAGCTTACTTTTGCCATTGGAAATCCTTTGGTAGGTTGGATAGAGATATTTTTTGAGTGGTTGGGGAAAGTTATAAATACTGAGTTAGCAAATATTGGAACACCAGAGATGGTTGCTTCTTTTATAACTGACGGGCTTATAGGCGGTATAGGTTCAGTTCTTGTATTTATACCTCCAATATTTCTATTGTTTTTTGCCATATCTATTTTAGAAGACAGTGGATATATGGCTCGTGCAGCTTATGTGATGGACAGGTTAATGAATGCACTTGGTTTACATGGAAAGTCTTTTATTCCTATGATTATAGGTTTTGGGTGTAATGTGCCAGGTATAATGGCTACAAGGACATTAGAAAACAAAGAAGATAGGCTTACAACTATTTTGATAAATCCGTTAATGTCCTGTACTGCTAGGCTTCCTGTTTATGTGTTATTTGCTGGGGCGTTTTTCCATGCAAATCAAGGATTGGTAGTCTTTTCAATATATTTATTGGGAATTGTTCTTGCAATAATAGTAGCAAAATTGTTAAAAAAATACCTTTTTAAAGGGAAAATTTCCCCTTTTGTTATGGAGTTGCCTCCTTACAGAATTCCTACTTTAAAAGGGCTGTTTATCCACATGTGGGAAAGAGGAAGTGAGTTTGTTAAAAAAGCAGGTACGATAATTGTGAGTGTTGTAATATTTATATGGGTACTTTCGAATTTACCTATTGGAGTGGAATATGCCAGTGAAAACAGCTTAATAGGCCAAATAGGGTCTTTGATTGCACCAATTTTAAAGCCAGCTGGTTTTGGAAAGTGGGAAGCGGCAGCAGCCCTTATATTTGGCATTTTGGCAAAAGAAGTAGTTGTTGGAACTTTTGGAGTTGTATATGGAGCTGAAGGTGCTGCACTAACAGAGGCAATCCGCCAAAACTTTACTCCACTTTCTGCGTATGCCTTTATGGTAATGACCTTGATTTATATTCCTTGTGTTGCAACAATTGGAGCTATTAAAAGAGAAACAAATTCGTGGAAATGGACATTTTTTGCAGTTGGATATACTCTTGTGTTGGGATGGCTTATGGCTGTGATTGTGTATCAAGGAGGAAAACTTTTAGGGTTTAATTGA
- a CDS encoding shikimate kinase translates to MKNIVLTGFMATGKTTVGKKVATTMSFGFIDTDKMIEKMANMTVSEIFEKYGEDYFRRLEKAAVKKAARLKNFVIATGGGVVLNPSNIVQLRKNGVVICFVARPEIILRNIGKNKDRPLLMVNNPEEKIRQLLREREPFYRFADCIIDVSDMTIDEVAEEVIKAYIRLKKG, encoded by the coding sequence ATGAAAAACATCGTTTTAACTGGTTTTATGGCTACCGGAAAAACTACTGTTGGCAAAAAAGTAGCTACCACTATGTCCTTCGGTTTTATAGATACGGATAAAATGATTGAAAAAATGGCGAATATGACTGTTTCAGAGATTTTTGAAAAATATGGAGAAGACTATTTTAGGAGATTGGAAAAAGCAGCAGTTAAAAAAGCAGCCCGATTAAAAAATTTTGTCATAGCTACAGGAGGGGGAGTTGTATTAAACCCTTCAAATATTGTACAATTAAGAAAAAATGGTGTAGTAATTTGCTTTGTAGCCAGGCCAGAAATTATATTGAGGAATATAGGAAAGAATAAAGACAGGCCTCTTCTTATGGTGAATAATCCAGAAGAAAAAATAAGACAGCTTCTAAGAGAAAGAGAGCCTTTTTATAGGTTTGCCGACTGCATTATTGATGTGTCCGATATGACAATAGATGAAGTAGCAGAGGAAGTCATAAAGGCTTACATTAGACTTAAGAAAGGATGA
- a CDS encoding M24 family metallopeptidase — MNKRLQNLRELMKEKDIEAFVIYKFVNVTYITGFTGDDSVALVTHDKAIFITDGRYTEQAQKEVKDFEVVEHKTGIKEVLKEYIKTLEIKKLAFEENISYGQYKELKEFLEIELIPQANLVETLRVVKDEEEIENIKKAQNITDKAFEHVLNFINVGMTEKEVALELEYFMKKQGAEDLSFDTIVASGKRSSLPHGKASEKVIEKGDFVTIDFGCKVGGYCSDMTRTIVMGKANEKQKEIYNIVLEAQQRAINNLKAGLMSKEADLLARSVIEEKGYGQYFSHSLGHGVGLEVHEAPSLSSKKEEILKEGAIVTVEPGIYIPDFGGVRIEDMVLLKQDGVINLTKSPKYLIELN, encoded by the coding sequence ATGAATAAAAGATTACAAAATTTGAGAGAATTGATGAAAGAAAAAGATATAGAAGCATTTGTTATTTACAAATTTGTCAATGTTACATATATTACTGGATTTACTGGAGATGACAGCGTAGCTCTTGTGACCCACGATAAAGCTATTTTTATTACAGATGGAAGATATACTGAGCAAGCTCAAAAAGAAGTTAAAGATTTTGAAGTTGTCGAGCACAAAACTGGCATAAAAGAAGTTTTAAAAGAATATATTAAAACATTGGAGATAAAGAAACTAGCTTTTGAAGAAAATATTTCTTATGGACAGTATAAGGAATTAAAAGAGTTTTTAGAGATTGAGCTAATACCACAGGCTAATTTGGTAGAGACTTTGAGAGTGGTAAAAGATGAAGAAGAAATAGAAAACATAAAAAAAGCACAAAATATTACTGACAAGGCTTTTGAGCATGTGTTAAATTTCATTAATGTAGGAATGACAGAAAAAGAAGTAGCTTTAGAATTAGAGTACTTTATGAAGAAACAAGGAGCTGAAGACCTATCTTTTGATACGATTGTAGCTTCTGGAAAAAGGTCTTCTCTTCCTCATGGAAAAGCTTCTGAAAAAGTGATAGAAAAAGGTGATTTTGTCACAATAGATTTTGGATGTAAAGTAGGTGGCTATTGTTCTGACATGACAAGAACAATAGTGATGGGGAAAGCTAATGAGAAGCAAAAAGAGATATATAATATAGTTTTAGAAGCACAGCAAAGAGCGATAAATAATTTAAAAGCAGGACTTATGTCAAAAGAGGCCGATTTGTTAGCAAGGTCTGTTATTGAAGAAAAAGGTTATGGACAGTATTTTAGTCACTCTTTAGGACATGGAGTAGGGCTTGAAGTTCATGAAGCTCCTAGCTTATCCTCCAAAAAAGAAGAAATTTTAAAAGAAGGGGCAATTGTTACCGTAGAACCAGGTATATATATTCCCGATTTTGGTGGCGTAAGAATTGAAGATATGGTATTATTAAAACAAGATGGTGTTATAAATTTAACTAAATCACCGAAATATTTAATTGAATTAAACTAA
- a CDS encoding FeoA family protein gives MEPQSRTTLDKLPIGTKAKVVKIVAKGDLRRRLTDMGVILGTELRIEGVAPLGDPIEVTVLGYHLSLRKSEATLIEVEVM, from the coding sequence GTGGAGCCTCAAAGTAGGACTACATTAGACAAGTTGCCAATAGGCACCAAAGCAAAAGTTGTTAAAATTGTGGCTAAAGGAGATTTAAGGAGAAGGCTTACAGACATGGGAGTCATTCTAGGAACTGAATTGAGAATAGAAGGAGTTGCACCTTTAGGAGATCCAATAGAAGTTACCGTGTTGGGCTATCATTTAAGCCTTAGAAAGAGTGAAGCAACTTTGATAGAAGTAGAGGTGATGTAG
- the efp gene encoding elongation factor P, with translation MIAAGDFRKGVTIEVDGQVFTVVDFMHVKPGKGAAFVRTKLKNVMTGAVIEKTFSPTEKFEEAVIERREMQYLYNDGELYYFMDTETYEQIPLNYDKVEDAIKYIKENMIVTVKFYKGEAFSVEPPTFVELEVVETEPGFRGDTATGGSKPATVETGAVIQVPLFINVGDKIKIDTRTGEYLERV, from the coding sequence TTGATAGCAGCTGGTGATTTCAGAAAAGGAGTAACTATTGAGGTTGACGGACAAGTTTTTACAGTTGTGGATTTTATGCATGTTAAACCAGGAAAAGGTGCAGCTTTCGTGAGGACAAAACTTAAAAATGTTATGACAGGGGCTGTAATAGAGAAAACTTTCAGCCCAACAGAAAAGTTTGAAGAAGCAGTTATAGAAAGAAGAGAGATGCAGTATTTGTATAATGATGGAGAACTTTATTATTTTATGGACACAGAAACTTATGAGCAAATTCCTTTAAATTATGATAAAGTTGAGGACGCAATTAAATACATAAAGGAAAATATGATTGTTACAGTAAAGTTCTATAAAGGCGAAGCCTTTTCTGTTGAGCCCCCTACTTTTGTTGAGCTGGAAGTTGTAGAAACGGAGCCTGGATTTAGAGGAGATACTGCAACGGGTGGCTCTAAACCGGCAACTGTAGAAACTGGTGCTGTCATACAAGTCCCATTGTTTATAAACGTTGGAGACAAAATAAAAATTGACACTCGAACCGGAGAATATTTAGAGAGGGTATAA
- the cobO gene encoding cob(I)yrinic acid a,c-diamide adenosyltransferase, whose protein sequence is MKDRKGLVMVYTGYGKGKTTAALGLALRAIGHGQKVYMIQFMKGSQNYGEIKASKYLPNFEIVQKGRDAFVKKNEPLPEDLKLANEGLELAKRVISSGEYDLVILDEINVAVDYGLIKEEDALDLIEIKPSWVTLVLTGRYAHDRILEKADMISDVKEVRHHYQNGVEAQEGIEY, encoded by the coding sequence GTGAAGGATAGAAAAGGGCTTGTTATGGTATATACTGGTTACGGAAAAGGGAAGACTACGGCTGCTTTGGGGCTTGCTTTAAGGGCGATTGGACATGGACAAAAAGTTTATATGATTCAGTTCATGAAAGGAAGTCAAAATTACGGGGAGATAAAAGCCTCAAAATATCTTCCAAATTTTGAAATTGTTCAAAAAGGAAGAGATGCTTTTGTGAAAAAAAATGAACCTCTTCCGGAGGATTTAAAGCTTGCAAATGAAGGGTTAGAGCTTGCAAAGAGAGTTATTTCTAGTGGAGAATACGATTTGGTGATACTGGATGAAATAAATGTTGCTGTAGACTATGGATTGATAAAAGAAGAAGATGCATTAGATTTAATAGAGATAAAACCTTCATGGGTTACACTTGTTTTAACTGGCCGTTATGCGCATGACAGGATTTTAGAAAAGGCTGATATGATAAGTGATGTGAAAGAGGTAAGACACCACTATCAGAATGGGGTTGAAGCTCAAGAGGGTATAGAGTATTGA
- a CDS encoding FeoA family protein codes for MIGKKGVIVPLAMLPVGKNAVIVNVVGGEGIRRRLTELGLSRGAVIRVIKKDIGPLIIALDESRMVLGFGMAQKIMVEEI; via the coding sequence TTGATAGGGAAAAAAGGAGTAATAGTGCCATTAGCCATGCTTCCAGTAGGAAAGAATGCTGTTATTGTAAATGTTGTTGGAGGAGAAGGCATCAGAAGAAGGCTTACGGAACTGGGGCTAAGTAGAGGAGCTGTTATACGAGTAATAAAAAAAGACATAGGGCCTCTTATTATAGCATTAGATGAAAGCAGAATGGTTTTAGGCTTTGGAATGGCTCAAAAAATTATGGTGGAAGAAATATAA
- a CDS encoding TIM barrel protein, translating into MRGLTIKFGPSGNSDSFYKEGHKSSLEMPEWLYNMGLDAYEYSFSRGVKISEKMAKELKERAEKFNITITVHAPYYINLATTDKTKMENSKRYLIDSLIAGKWMGAKRVTFHPGSATEGGRKEALDRAKKLLKEILKEMEDKELTDITICPETMGKKNQLGTLEEVIELCDVDERIIPTIDFAHLHARDNGRFKSIEDYEEVLDIIERYLGKEKAKKIHVHFSRIEYTEQGEKKHWTLNDTQYGPEFEPLAQLFYERKMEPIVICESRGTMAEDALKLKEIYLNVAKRMSEV; encoded by the coding sequence ATGAGGGGATTGACGATAAAATTTGGACCTTCTGGGAATTCTGACAGTTTTTACAAAGAAGGGCATAAGTCTTCTCTAGAGATGCCTGAATGGCTTTATAACATGGGGCTTGATGCGTATGAATATTCTTTTTCAAGAGGAGTAAAAATTAGCGAAAAAATGGCTAAAGAGCTTAAAGAAAGAGCAGAAAAGTTTAACATCACTATTACTGTTCATGCTCCTTATTATATAAACTTAGCTACTACTGATAAAACCAAAATGGAAAATTCTAAAAGATACTTAATAGATAGTTTAATTGCAGGAAAATGGATGGGGGCTAAAAGGGTAACTTTTCATCCTGGTTCTGCAACAGAAGGGGGGAGAAAAGAGGCTTTAGATAGAGCAAAAAAACTTTTAAAGGAAATTTTAAAAGAAATGGAAGATAAAGAGCTTACTGATATAACCATATGTCCAGAGACAATGGGAAAGAAAAATCAATTAGGTACTTTAGAAGAAGTGATAGAACTTTGCGATGTGGATGAAAGGATTATTCCAACCATAGACTTTGCTCATTTACATGCGAGAGATAATGGAAGGTTTAAGTCTATAGAAGATTATGAAGAGGTTTTGGATATTATTGAAAGGTATCTTGGGAAAGAAAAGGCGAAAAAGATACACGTCCATTTTAGCAGAATTGAATACACAGAGCAGGGAGAAAAAAAGCATTGGACGTTAAATGACACTCAATACGGACCAGAATTTGAACCTTTGGCACAGCTTTTCTATGAAAGAAAGATGGAACCTATTGTCATATGTGAATCGAGAGGAACTATGGCAGAGGATGCTTTGAAACTAAAAGAGATATATCTTAATGTTGCAAAAAGGATGTCGGAAGTATGA
- a CDS encoding CD1247 N-terminal domain-containing protein gives MEYLNERVSYLRGLADGLGIDDSTKEGKIILAILDTLEDFADAINELEASHSELDDYVGEIDEDLSEIENHIYGDEDYEDEDDDYDYDYDDDEEYEDEDEDYEEYVEVECPNCHMLMSVEEELLEDEDAELVCPHCNETLKVKNLKIVDDDED, from the coding sequence ATGGAATACTTAAATGAAAGGGTTTCCTACTTAAGAGGGTTAGCAGACGGCTTAGGGATAGATGACAGCACAAAAGAAGGTAAAATAATTTTAGCAATTTTAGATACTCTAGAGGATTTTGCAGATGCTATAAATGAGCTGGAAGCTTCCCATTCCGAATTAGATGATTATGTGGGAGAAATAGATGAAGACCTTTCTGAAATTGAAAACCACATATATGGTGATGAGGACTATGAGGATGAGGATGACGACTATGACTATGATTATGACGATGATGAGGAATATGAGGATGAAGACGAGGATTATGAAGAGTATGTAGAGGTAGAATGTCCTAATTGCCATATGTTGATGAGTGTGGAAGAAGAGCTTCTAGAAGATGAAGATGCTGAGTTGGTATGTCCTCATTGCAATGAAACCCTAAAAGTAAAAAATTTGAAAATTGTAGATGATGATGAAGATTAA
- a CDS encoding glutamate-5-semialdehyde dehydrogenase, translated as MEVEVKAKQAKAAARRMAVLDENTKNLALNHMADALIKDIGKILEANKKDVLEAEKRNIKASLIDRLKLDEKRIEAMAKGLREISALPDPVGSIEKMWKRPNGLQIGKMRVPIGVIGIIYESRPNVTADAAGLCLKSGNAVILRGGSDAINSNIEISSILAKAAYEVGIPEGAIQLIENTDREEVNRMMKLNGLIDLIIPRGGASLIKNVIENSTVPVIETGVGNCHIFVDETAKFNMAKDIIVNAKVQRPGVCNAVETVLVHKSIAREFLPLMVEELTSFGVEIRGCQITKEICPQVKEATDKDWETEYLDLILAVKVVNDIEEALDHISKYSSGHSESIITENYENAMMFLKSVDSAAVYVNASTRFTDGGEFGFGAEIGISTQKMHARGPMGLEELTTYKYVILGSGQIRK; from the coding sequence ATGGAAGTTGAAGTAAAGGCAAAACAGGCAAAAGCTGCGGCCAGAAGAATGGCTGTGTTGGATGAAAATACAAAAAATTTAGCTTTGAATCATATGGCAGATGCTTTAATAAAAGATATAGGGAAAATACTCGAAGCTAATAAAAAGGATGTTTTAGAGGCTGAAAAAAGAAATATAAAAGCTTCTCTTATAGATAGACTAAAACTTGATGAAAAAAGAATCGAAGCTATGGCAAAAGGATTAAGAGAGATTTCTGCTCTTCCTGACCCTGTAGGAAGTATAGAAAAGATGTGGAAGAGGCCAAATGGACTTCAAATTGGCAAAATGAGAGTGCCAATAGGAGTAATAGGTATAATTTATGAATCTCGCCCGAATGTGACAGCTGATGCGGCAGGTCTTTGTTTGAAATCGGGAAATGCGGTGATTTTAAGGGGAGGAAGTGATGCAATCAATTCTAACATTGAAATTTCTTCTATTCTTGCCAAGGCTGCTTATGAGGTTGGGATTCCTGAAGGGGCAATACAGCTTATAGAAAATACTGATAGAGAAGAAGTAAACCGTATGATGAAGTTAAATGGTCTAATTGACCTCATTATTCCTCGAGGGGGAGCAAGTCTTATAAAAAATGTCATTGAAAATTCTACAGTGCCTGTAATAGAGACAGGAGTAGGCAATTGCCATATTTTTGTAGATGAGACTGCCAAGTTTAATATGGCAAAAGACATCATTGTGAATGCAAAAGTTCAAAGACCAGGGGTATGTAATGCAGTAGAGACAGTTTTGGTTCACAAATCTATTGCAAGGGAATTTTTGCCTTTAATGGTAGAAGAATTAACCTCTTTTGGAGTAGAAATAAGAGGGTGTCAGATTACAAAAGAAATATGTCCTCAAGTTAAAGAGGCTACAGATAAGGATTGGGAAACGGAATATTTAGACCTTATACTGGCTGTAAAAGTTGTAAATGACATAGAAGAAGCCTTAGATCATATTTCGAAGTATTCGAGTGGCCATTCTGAAAGCATTATTACAGAAAATTATGAAAATGCCATGATGTTTTTAAAATCTGTAGATTCAGCTGCTGTGTATGTAAATGCTTCTACTCGCTTTACAGATGGTGGAGAATTTGGTTTTGGTGCAGAGATAGGAATAAGTACACAAAAAATGCATGCAAGAGGGCCAATGGGACTTGAGGAGCTTACCACCTATAAATATGTAATTTTAGGTAGTGGACAAATAAGGAAATAA
- a CDS encoding HD-GYP domain-containing protein produces the protein MFGKTNKFYHDIVECLIAALEARDVYTKGHSTRVADMTEDLAQKIGLRGKELEKIHIAAHLHDIGKIGISDQILNKKGKLLNHEFEIIKTHPIIGYNILSRSSRLREIAKIVLYHHERWDGKGYPDGLKGLTIPLGARIIAICDSIDAMASKRPYRSPLDWQEIREEIISNKGTQFDPALVDEIDEMLWDKWRKMYLNSY, from the coding sequence ATGTTTGGAAAAACAAATAAATTTTATCATGATATTGTTGAATGTTTGATAGCAGCATTAGAAGCAAGAGATGTCTACACAAAAGGGCATTCTACAAGAGTTGCTGATATGACAGAAGATTTAGCACAAAAAATAGGACTTAGAGGTAAAGAACTTGAAAAAATCCATATTGCTGCTCACTTGCATGACATAGGTAAGATTGGCATTTCAGATCAAATATTAAATAAAAAAGGTAAGTTATTGAATCATGAATTTGAGATTATAAAAACTCATCCTATAATAGGTTATAATATTCTTAGCAGATCCAGTAGACTTAGAGAAATTGCTAAAATAGTTCTTTATCATCATGAACGCTGGGATGGTAAGGGATATCCTGATGGATTAAAAGGTTTAACTATACCTTTGGGAGCAAGAATAATAGCTATATGTGACAGTATAGATGCCATGGCTTCCAAGAGACCTTATAGAAGCCCTCTGGATTGGCAAGAGATAAGAGAAGAAATTATTTCTAATAAAGGTACACAGTTTGATCCGGCATTAGTGGATGAAATAGATGAAATGTTGTGGGATAAATGGAGAAAGATGTATCTAAATAGTTATTGA
- the aroQ gene encoding type II 3-dehydroquinate dehydratase, protein MKRVLIIHGPNVNLTGKREKEVYGDINYEEINNLIKREAAKLDIAVKIQQSNSEGEIINFIHSAENNFDAIIINPAAYTHYSLAIMDAIAAVSVPVIEVHISNIFGREDYRKTSVTASKCKGVITGFGPYSYVLALNAVKLLENSIGG, encoded by the coding sequence ATGAAAAGAGTTTTGATAATTCATGGCCCTAATGTAAATCTGACAGGTAAAAGAGAAAAAGAGGTATATGGAGATATAAATTACGAAGAAATAAATAATCTGATAAAAAGAGAGGCTGCAAAATTAGATATAGCTGTCAAGATTCAACAATCTAATAGTGAAGGAGAAATAATTAATTTTATTCATTCTGCAGAAAACAATTTCGATGCTATAATTATAAATCCTGCAGCTTACACTCATTACAGTTTAGCTATTATGGATGCTATTGCAGCTGTGTCAGTTCCAGTAATAGAAGTTCATATTTCAAATATTTTTGGAAGGGAGGATTACAGGAAGACCTCTGTTACTGCATCTAAGTGTAAAGGTGTGATAACGGGGTTTGGACCTTATAGTTATGTCCTTGCCCTCAATGCAGTTAAGCTTTTAGAAAATTCAATTGGGGGGTAA
- the proB gene encoding glutamate 5-kinase — MRIVVKVGTSTLTYENGKLNLEIMEKLVRQIANLSNRGEEIVLVTSGAIGAGMGKLNLKEKPKTIPEKQSLAAIGQGLLTEIYEKFFNEYGKITAQVLLTKEDFSDRKRYLNVSYALSNLLKWGVVPIINENDTVAVDEIKIGDNDTLAALLASLVEADLLIILTDIDGLYDKDPRIYKDVKIIEVVEEFSDELFKIAGNAGTKRGTGGMYTKIQAAKICWNSGVKMIIANGKIDNVLNRIANGEKIGTTFLPMKKPISSRKVWIAFNAKVSGRLFIDEGAAKAIIKHGKSLLPSGVFKTEGDYDVGDCVAVVDHQEKEIARGLINYSSEEVEKIKGCKTHNIEKILGYKYYDEVIHRDNLVILERGEKYGS; from the coding sequence ATGAGGATTGTGGTAAAAGTTGGTACAAGCACTTTGACATATGAAAATGGTAAATTGAACTTAGAAATAATGGAAAAATTAGTGAGGCAAATTGCTAATTTATCAAACAGAGGTGAAGAAATAGTATTGGTGACCTCTGGAGCAATTGGAGCAGGGATGGGGAAATTAAATTTAAAGGAAAAACCTAAAACTATCCCAGAAAAACAATCCTTAGCAGCTATAGGACAAGGGCTTTTAACTGAAATTTATGAAAAGTTTTTTAATGAATATGGCAAAATTACCGCGCAAGTTCTTTTGACTAAGGAAGATTTTAGCGACAGAAAAAGATATTTAAATGTCAGTTATGCCTTGTCAAACCTACTAAAATGGGGTGTTGTGCCAATAATAAATGAAAATGATACAGTAGCTGTTGATGAAATTAAAATTGGGGACAATGACACTTTAGCGGCGCTGCTTGCTAGTTTGGTTGAGGCTGACCTTTTGATAATTTTGACTGACATTGATGGGCTTTATGATAAAGACCCTCGAATTTATAAAGATGTAAAAATTATAGAAGTCGTAGAAGAATTTTCGGATGAATTGTTTAAAATTGCTGGTAATGCTGGGACAAAAAGAGGAACTGGGGGAATGTATACAAAAATTCAGGCAGCAAAGATATGTTGGAATTCAGGAGTTAAGATGATTATAGCTAATGGGAAAATTGACAATGTATTAAATCGGATAGCAAATGGCGAAAAAATTGGCACTACATTTTTGCCTATGAAAAAGCCAATAAGTAGCAGGAAAGTTTGGATTGCTTTTAATGCGAAAGTGAGCGGAAGACTTTTTATTGATGAAGGGGCAGCGAAAGCTATTATAAAGCATGGGAAAAGCCTATTACCAAGTGGAGTTTTTAAAACTGAAGGGGATTATGATGTAGGAGACTGTGTTGCAGTAGTTGACCATCAAGAAAAAGAGATTGCCAGAGGACTTATTAATTATTCTTCAGAAGAAGTTGAAAAGATAAAAGGTTGTAAAACTCATAATATAGAAAAAATACTAGGTTATAAGTATTATGATGAAGTGATTCATAGGGATAATCTCGTAATACTTGAAAGAGGTGAGAAGTATGGAAGTTGA